A stretch of DNA from Cottoperca gobio chromosome 18, fCotGob3.1, whole genome shotgun sequence:
TAAGTATGTATTACATTTTCTCACATAACACAGCTGCATAGTTGAATAAAGGCTTAGGATTTTTGTAAAAATGCCCCGctgtaaatgtgctttttaaCACGGATCTTAAGGATAAAAAATGCAGGCTATTAATAACTGACCAAATTTGGGGAGCTCTGTGAAGCCTTCCTCGGTTATGTCTCTGATCCAGGCTTGGAGCTCCAGGTCCTCCTGCACATCCTGGTCTGACTGGTAGTATAGGTTTACTATACTCGAGACAAAACTGAAAGAAGAGGCACAGTTAGTAAGACATCAAAATGGAATTGGGGCAAACTGGGCAGATCAATAATAAACTTGAAAAAggttcatttaataaaaataagtcaaacaaGTATTTTGACATGTGTGCGTTATCTACCTGAGTATTGCGTCCCACAGCATCATCCCGTGTTCTCTGTAGAAATACTTTGGGAGCTGGTTAACTCCTCTGTCAGTGAAGTCGTTGCAGGGCTGCAGGGAGCGGTACGTCAGCACCTTGTACTCCCTCTGAGCCAGAATCAACAGGCCATCCCCACCCGTAGACacaacctgcacacacacacacacacacacgaccatgACGATGTGCTTCATCATCAGATGGTTTAACACAGAAGGTGTGTTCGTTTTTccgagatgtgatgtgatgaggtGGAGGGCCCAGTGACAGTCTTCCTATATCAAGCCCACATCAAATAAGGTGAAACCTGTGAACATCTTTAAACAATGTATTGTTCCAGAGGGACACACCCTTTTGAAGATGCCATCAGGCGAGATGAGCTGAGTGCGCCCCCTACAGTTGATCTCTAGAGTGTAGCGCAGATGAGGAGACAGGAGCTGCAGTAAGAAGACATAAAAGAAATGCTCAAGGTACAACATAATAACTGTATTAGCAGAGTGTCACAGAGTCTTCAATAATAGCACCAAGAACTAAACttctataaaaaacatttcaaatatgttGTAGGATAATTTGAATGTACAATTTAAATCAGCAATAATGGCgtcaacacaaaacattttttaattcattagTTATTTCCAGTTGTCTCTATTTTGccgttttatatattttagttaaGCTACCATTAAGGAACTTCACTTCCTGTAgatttttcaaattaaaagcttgCCAGTAAAAGAATGAATTATGTCCTTTGAGGCACTGGAagtcttttaatgtgaaacattaaattaaaaaattaaaaagacaaatctaGAGAAGGCagtaaataatcaataaatagcaactattttttttgttaaaaaagcAGAGTGGTTAGTATGACATGACTCTGTTCTTgtaaggatttattttattaacaggTAAATGTGGAAGAAGTGTTGAGTTTGTCCACAGAATAAGGGGCATTAGAAATAAAGGCTTGTCTCTGTACAAGCATGTTTTAAACTAAAGGTCAGGTTCTCTCTGTATTTGTAAATTGGTATAGTACTTTCACATTGACCGTATAATGTAAACTTACAATTACTCCACTTTGTCCCCAGAATTGTAAACAGACATGGATGAAATCTTCTAACAGAAAACTGCAGTTCTGAATAATACGACTTGTGCATGTTTACCTTATATATAGGGtgcacagcaggcagctgtctCAGAGTGGCCACACAAAACACCTCTATCACCAGGTGAGTCCTGAGCAGGTGAGACAGCAGCTGGAACACCTGGAACTCAGAGTGACGCACCCACATCTTCGCCATTAGCCAGGACAGGGGCGGGTCACTGGGCAGGAATATGGGAGTGTCCCGGTCTGGATTCTGCTCCAGCTGAGGACAAGGAAAGGGGAACATGAACCTGATCCTCACATAACTAGGACGTCCCAGAGCATAAGAAGTACAGATGTCAGTCATCAGTGGTAAAATAAGATTTATAAAAAGTGACCACGAGCATTTCTTTGGGGTTCATTCAATATTCTCAGCATCCATTCAGTATTGTCAGGCAAGTTCACATTCAATATTTGCAGGAATCTTCAGAGATTTTCATAAAGTCTTTTTAGGTTTACATTCATTTTACTTATGTTCTTGTTAAATATTCACAAGTTTCACAGGTTCACTTTCATTATTGGATCATTTTGATAACATTCTCATAGGTTCACTTTCCATATTCTCAGACTTTTGCAAATATTTTCAGTATTCTACAATTATTCTCAGATTGTTATAAAATGTTCTCAGAGTTGCTTTAATTTTTCTaagattttataaatatattgtcaTGTTTACATTTAGTATTCTCATATGTTCATATTTTTGAAAATTACAATCAGTATTCTCAAATTTTTCTAAAATCTTGTTTCAGTTTTCTAAATAATTTTTCAGGTTTACATTCAATCTTCTCAGATTtctacatattttctttcagatTAACATTAACTCATATTTTCAGTCACCTCCTGAATGACATACCTGTATAGCAATAGGTATGAGTCCGTCATCTGGATGTAGGTACAGGAGACAGAGTGGAGCAGCGATGTACTGAGGTTTACCCCTGATTGTGTTGGTGGGAACCCCATCCATGATGGCGTAGTCTAACAAGTAGATATTCCCTGCCTGCACGAGACATAAgcaaacaactaagaatgtaaACATAGAAGCATGTACTAATTTTGCTAAATTTGTGGTGTCACGTTGAATACTTGTCGACAGATGTAGAGCATTTCTCCACCTTGAGTTCTTTGTCCAGGTTGGTCCTGGGAGCCATGGAGCTCTGCACCATGTTTGGTAGGACAGGGAAGTTCTCTGGCAGCTTCTTGCACTTCTGGATCATCCTCGGGTTCGAGCCATTCATACACTGGTAGCCAAAGAACCAGTCCTCCTTCCAGTGCTCCATACAGTACTCTGTGCCAAACACACATGCTGGATTAGTAAGCAACCCTGGATGTTTCTGTCCTTGTAAGATAAATATTTAGAAACTATTTGACTTAGTAGCAGGCAACAGGAAAGCGTCCAGCCGTTTGGGTTTTTAGTCATTTTCCCCCCACCAGTGTGTATTTACCCACCAGCTATGGGACTTTTTAGCTTCCAGAAGATCCGTTTGAAATCATCCAGATCACACCAGGACTTCCCAAACCTGATGGCGAGCTTCTTCAGAGACAACTCCAGCAAGCTGAGGAGAAGAAATGTGTACTTCATCAGGATGCATTGCAGGAACTCGACTCTCCCCGAGGGACAAACTTTCTTTGTGAGGTCAAATTCCATAGTGCCAACCATctctacttaaaaaaaacaaaaaacgtttgAAGGTTCAGACCTGGTTTTAAAGTCAAGCTtagaatgagtgagtgagtgagtgagtgagtgagtgagtgagtgagtgagtgagtgagtgtgtacCACCTACGCATAATGTAAGGAATGCTCAAAGTCGCTCCTCTTCTCATTGTCAAAGCGTTCATCTTGGGGTAAATCTGCTTCCGTTTTAGCATCGATACATCTGGGAATCCCTGAAGCCCAGGTTCCCCATCTGGAAAACatgatgtaaatataaatacattaaaatctTTCACACATCCAGTGTGTGAAGTGAagctgtgtctttgtgttgttgtgtgttggaCCTGTAAgtcttctgtctgtcctgcAGCTCTTTCTTCCTGTGTGCCAGCAGCTGAGGTGAGGAGTCATCCCTCAGTATCTTCGCTAGGGAGACAGGAAAGTGCAAAAGTGATACCCGGGTCTTTACCTGCGCCATCTCTATTCTGTCCGCATTATGAGGAACAGGAAAGGAAAGCCATTGACTAACACGGCAGAGATAAAGAGAagtttgcttttgtgtgtttttatcctttttgcCGTGAAGAACTTTAGATATGGCATGTTTTACTATTAAGAGTGTGTTTTTTTGAGGaattatatttgatttgatgtgatttTGCCATTCTTTGAATTGTATTGAGTGTGGACAGTTTTAAGCAGGTATGTATTTAGGAGCGCTTTCCGTCGTTGACTCTGAGATGAATGGCTAATCCCCTGAACCTGTCCAGGCCTCCTTTACTTTACTGGACTTTGGACTGAGCCAATCCCAGAAGAGCTCTCTGCAGCAAAGGACTATGGCTAGCcaatacaataaaaaaggtTTGCAAGGGGGAACTTACTTGGTATTACTTGTAGTAGTGTTTGCTGGGGTTAGGGTGTAGCTTGAGATAACAGGAAGAGGCGAGTAAAGTGACCTTTCAACTTGCTGTGCAgatttttgttttaagaatgTGGTTACGCTGGTTGGGATCTGAAGACAATATGACTTCCAAATGTGGTCTTGCCAGTTGTGTTTCCTTTATGTAGAGGGA
This window harbors:
- the alox12 gene encoding arachidonate 12-lipoxygenase, 12S-type, encoding MEVYTVKVATGTSEYSGTNNYIFVTLVGEKGESERTLLDNPGLDFCRGAVDEYNVTSPSPLGTLLLVRLEKQRYWLEDNWFCRYVTVEPPGGDKVLTFPCYRWFIGDIKVEIRESTAKILRDDSSPQLLAHRKKELQDRQKTYRWGTWASGIPRCIDAKTEADLPQDERFDNEKRSDFEHSLHYALLELSLKKLAIRFGKSWCDLDDFKRIFWKLKSPIAEYCMEHWKEDWFFGYQCMNGSNPRMIQKCKKLPENFPVLPNMVQSSMAPRTNLDKELKAGNIYLLDYAIMDGVPTNTIRGKPQYIAAPLCLLYLHPDDGLIPIAIQLEQNPDRDTPIFLPSDPPLSWLMAKMWVRHSEFQVFQLLSHLLRTHLVIEVFCVATLRQLPAVHPIYKLLSPHLRYTLEINCRGRTQLISPDGIFKRVVSTGGDGLLILAQREYKVLTYRSLQPCNDFTDRGVNQLPKYFYREHGMMLWDAILSFVSSIVNLYYQSDQDVQEDLELQAWIRDITEEGFTELPKFGLPSTLSTREELSTLLSVVIFTSTAQHAATNNGQFDWCAWVPNTPCTMRHPHPKDKDAVTMEMIMDTLPDVSQSCMQMAITWHLGRAQPDAIPLGKYTEDHFIEGQAQELIDRFRTDLKKIESHIESENEGLELQYLFLLPSRIENSITI